aagataaaaatgtCCTTATAAAAATTAACACTGACTTACAAGCTCAAACAACCAATCTAACaacaaattatataatttttgtctAACCCTAATCTCACTTTAattatcattcatttttttatttatatttttttcttttatttaaaaatcaaattctaatttgaaatgatattatttaataaagagtaaagtatcatttttgtcctcaACGTTTGGAGTAAGTCCTAAAATTGTTCCTAACATTTAAATCGTCTTATtgagacagagactaagagacagagactcagtatcatgtttgttggtttagagactggtactaaaatttctgtctctatccctaaaatttcagtatttcagtacctccaaaaagtaagGACACAacggactaaaatttttaaagatggagactgaaactttaataatattttatacctaaaatattctcatttcaattaattaattccaattttaccctttgtacaaattaaattagagtttcattcttgttttaatttctgtctcccactttgcaccaaacaaaatactgagatttatttcaatctctgtcttttggtctctgtctctcagtttCAATCTTTTcgtctctgtctctccaccaaacgctatctaacatttcaaaattggctcaatgttgtcctgctaTTAGGGATTTGtcccaacgttttcgtcctatttacgtccctaacattttaaaatagtcTCAATGTTGTCTcgtcgtcaattctgttaacagatccctaacggcaggacaacatggagccaattttaaaatgttagataCTTAAATAAAACGATTTAAACATTAGGGATAACTTTCAGACTTATCCCAAATGTTGGGAACAAAAACAGTACTTTactctttaataaatttataatgttaaaatttaaatttgattttaaaagactaaaatgtactttcatataattttaaatgataaaaatactctttaaataattaaagttgttttattaaattaaaaaataaaaatttgaatttaaatttttttatctttggtaaataaaagaaacaacacgaaaatgtgaatttaaatttaattaatagaatcaaatatattatttagtattaaGTTTAAATATTAAGATGTTCTTTTAGAATTAGATTACTAAATGAGTtagaaagtaaaattttaaattttaatttaaaacactaaaataggaacaaaaataaaataccaGAACAATTAAAATAGGGACAAAAATTGAAGATAGTTTAAAAACATATccgaataaaataataaaaaatgatgaaGGAGATGTAACGTTAAACAAGACACCGGTCACGATAGTGAACGGTAGTGATAGATTTGGTTAGAAGTGAGATTTGAGAAAGAGAGCCATggagtaaaataaatataaaggattttaatatttaaagcaGAAACAGTAAcataaatataaagaaaataatgGAAATTTTAACTgcaaaaaactaatttaaaaataaaaatatatagagtattgattcattaaataattaaaaactttatACACAGTTGATTTACTAAACTATTAGGGAGTATTGTAAACATAAtcgtattaaaaataatacgagtatattaattttttaatttataattaacgattttaaatagttatttttttaaatcgaataaatataattaatcatataaatataataatatgaatacgtttatttttattaaattaaattaagttattaattaaattatatttatttaaattttaatttaaagattttataatttaaaattttaaattatgtgaataaaattaaattaataaaaataaaaatataccagtATGACTGTAATGagtttatgaaattttaaaacaaaataaattttaaaagataaaaataaaaatattgttatggaaacaataattttttttattttatttcaataaaaaaatcaacactaataaaacaataattaaaaaagtgtTGCTTAATAAGTAAAGATGGgagattaaattattaatttataaaaataatttataagcaacgttttttttaatttttgttttattaagcAACGTattctattaatattttataattattttatggtttttatttgaaaatataattttatgttagtgttaattttttaaatattaatcttttaaaaaaatattgttgacattaattatttgatgaagttttcaatatataataaaagctCTATTAATAAAATACTTATTAGAAAACTGTGTCAACCCATATTACAATATTAATACTATAAAGGAGTTTCAAAACTCCAAACATAAGGGGAGTATTGTAACATCCACCTTCTTTCTTTATACTGAACTACATTTCCTCCACAATCTGGTACGTTGAGATTGAGATTTAAACTCGCATACTTTATTTTAGGTGTTCTGAGATTTATGCCTCAACTTACTCTTTCTATGTTGATATTCTTAGAAGTTAGAACGGTATAGTCTTGAAACCGTAACATAAAGAAGGCAACACATTCATGTAAAAGACAAACACACATTTTACTTATTGTGGGAAACACCGTTGTTTGAGTTCCAAACCAAAGTATGGaaacagaaaaaagaaaaaaacgtcTTCCTCATTCCAATGTCACATCATCACTTTACTCGATTGAAAACTCAAACAACATTGAATGTTGGTACTTCTCACCAGGTCTAACCACAACAGATGGGAAATTTGGCTGGTTTATGGCATTAGGGAATCCCTGAGTCTCCAAACACAGCCCTGCATGCTTTCCATATACGGCGCCTCCTTTTCCGTTAACGCCATTGACATAGTTTGCCGTGTAAAACTGCATGCCAGGGGCATTTGTCCACAAGTTTAGCACTCTTGAACTTGAGGGATCTCTCACTTTAGCAGCATGTTTTAAACCTGCTTTCTCGTCACCACAATCAAGCACATAGTTGTGGTCGTATCCCATTCCAACCTGACCAATGGTGTTGCCTATTCTACTCTCAGTGGTAAAATCAAACGGGGTGCCCTTCACCGGCATTATTTCGCCGGTTGGCACAGTGTTCTGATCGACTGGGGTTACATGATTCCCCCATATCTGAATGGAATGGTTAAGGACGTCTCCTGAGTTGTGGCCAGCCAAGTTCCAATAGGTATGCTGAGCTAAGTTAATTATGGTGGGCTTGTCCTTTGGTACTCCTTCCATGTCAAGCCTCATAGTTGTTCCCGAAATGAGCGTGTAAGTTGCAGTAACGGTAATATCCCCAGGATAACCTTATAtggcagtgaaaaaaaaatatgaaaaaataaatagataaagaGAAACAAAAGGGCAGAATAACTGAGACACTCAAAagtaagaggaagaaagaaTAAATAATACCTTCCTCTCCATCATGACTGTGATATTTAAAAGTAATTGATGGGGTTTCACCCTTTTTATATTCAACAACCTCCCATACCTTCTTATCGAACCCTATATTTCCTCCTAAAATTGGAAAACAGAAATGGATCAGGCACAcacaaattttataacaaaaacaaatagcTGTCTTAGAAAACACTTGTGCTTTTAGGCTATTTCAAATTCTATTCCATAATCATGTAATGTTATTCGTGAAAAGAGCAAAAGAAGGTTTATCCAAGAATGTTAGGTGGTCCACCTCCAGCATTGTTGAGAACAGCTATACAAagtatttttgtaatatataacGAATCCTTAGACTGATGATCAGCATTACAGTGTTTAGAGGAGTAATTTCCTATAGAAAATGATTGAGATTTAATGCCATTTCAAAATTCTATTGGAGAATTATAGTGTTAGTGTACAAATTGCAGCTTTGTTTATTGCCGACAAAGCATCTCTCAACCATGAGAATCCTTTCTTGCTTTGCCATAATTTTCAAAGCTGACTCTTGCAACAGATAGTCAATCAGATAGATATGTTAAAGTCATAGTTCGCAACCATAGAATTAACATGATCCTAACCAAAATGCACACAGATATGAACATACTAAACATGTGGAGCAGAGGATATGTAGAAATCAAGAGTGTAGAATTGATACCATGAAGACTGTTTGGGGGTTTGTTGAGAGGCAAAGAGTACTCAACCCCATCAAGTGTAAACTTTCCCTCCTTAATTCGGTTTGCTACGCGACCCACAATGCAGCCGAAATAAGGAGCAAGACCTTTCTGCATGCATAACAAATTCGAcaaatcaatcatcaaaataaaactgagaAACCAAATTCTAGCCTATGAACATGTCAAATCATGGTGGATTGTTATCGACCATGATTCAATATTTTCTTGCAATCCACTGTATCTAtcagaaaatataattataaaattaatgtcTATAAAATAACATTCTACCAGGaagaaattggaaaaaaaaaaggaaagacaaaTACTAATAATTGTAATAATATCAATCGATCCCTCCACTATATGGATAAATGTAACTTGTCAAGGCCTTTCAGAAACGCATGATATTGTTGTTTCAAACTTCATAGATAGAAACTTGAAAAAGAGAAACACAATGCACATCAATTAGATAAAAAACCAATCCAATCAAATGTATAACTAAACTAGCAATCGCGATTCAAATCATGATccattga
The Arachis duranensis cultivar V14167 chromosome 5, aradu.V14167.gnm2.J7QH, whole genome shotgun sequence genome window above contains:
- the LOC107490633 gene encoding uncharacterized protein LOC107490633, with the protein product MADQNQKPEIFELNNGTMDVKVTNLGCTIISLSVPGKDGALSDVVLGLDSVESYQKGLAPYFGCIVGRVANRIKEGKFTLDGVEYSLPLNKPPNSLHGGNIGFDKKVWEVVEYKKGETPSITFKYHSHDGEEGYPGDITVTATYTLISGTTMRLDMEGVPKDKPTIINLAQHTYWNLAGHNSGDVLNHSIQIWGNHVTPVDQNTVPTGEIMPVKGTPFDFTTESRIGNTIGQVGMGYDHNYVLDCGDEKAGLKHAAKVRDPSSSRVLNLWTNAPGMQFYTANYVNGVNGKGGAVYGKHAGLCLETQGFPNAINQPNFPSVVVRPGEKYQHSMLFEFSIE